TCTAAACAAGATAAAATAGAAGCTCTGCCTAAAGGAACAAAAAATCCAAGAATTGAGACATCTTTAGCTAAGGCAGAAGAAAATAAAAAAGGGCAAGCTAAAAGAAGTGCACCAATAGAGGTTAAAAAGCAGCCTCAGACAACTAAAGTGGATAAACAAAGCAAAATTGAAGCTACAACAGTGGCAACGAAGGAAAATAATCAAGTAGTTAAACAAAATAAAACGGATACTACAATTAAAGAAGATAAATCCGCACTCAAAAACCAAATTTCGAAGGTTAATAAAAAAATACCTGAAAATGATGGTACCTACGAAGATGGGAAACTTGTGAGTAATTTCTCCGAGGAAGAATTACGTTTAGGTGCTCAAAAGCCATTATCCAAAGAAGAGATTAAATATTTCAAACTGCAATGTCGTTATGCATTGATGTCAGAACAAGATATCATTGAGAATGGTTGTCAGAGTAAAAAAGTAGCAATTTCTCGTTAATTTTAAATAGCACAAAGTCATTTGTGCTATTTTTTTATGAAGAGCTTGACAAAAGTGTTTTGTACTAGTTTAATAGTACAAAATCATAAGCCAAAAGGATAATAAAAAATGGCAGTGCAAATTCAACAAACCTCCATTCCTTATTTTGCGGATACCACTTCCCTTTATCACACACTATGCGGCAATCGTCCGCATACCTTATTGCTGGATTCAGCAGAAATTCAAAGCAAAAATAGCCTAAAAAGCCTGCTCTTTGCTCAATCTGCGCTACATATTTCTTGTATGGGGCAAACAGTTTATTTTGAACCGCTAACCCCAAATGGCAAAGCAGTTATTCCACAAATTAAAACAGCATTAGAAAATTTAGCACCTGCGCCAATTTGCGAAATTTGCTCTGAATCTAACTGCTTGCAAGCGGATTTCCCGTCTATTCCTCTTCATTTAGATGAAGATAGCAAACTTAAAACAACAACTATTTTTGATGCACTACGTGTTGTGAGCCAATTATTTAAAGAGACTGAATTTCCTATCTATTTAGGTGGGCTGTTTAGCTATGATTTGGTGGCAAATTTTATTCCAATGGAAGGTATTTCGCTCAGTGATGATGGCTTAAGTTGCCCGGATTATAGCTTTTATTTGGCGGAGCAGTTGGTCTTTATCGATCATCAAACCGAGCAAGCAACTTTGCACACCTTCTGTTTTGATCCGAATGAACAAGCTCATTTGCAACAAAAAGCGGTCGAATTTACCGACAAATTAGCAAATATCGAGCCTTTTGATATCACGTCTGAAAAAGTTGAGGCTGAAGTCCAAGAGAATTTAGATGATGAGGCATTTAAGCAGATCGTTTGCGATCTTAAACATCACATCAACATCGGCGATGTCTTCCAAATCGTACCTTCTCGCCGTTTTAGTTTGCCTTGCCCGAATACACTTGCGGCATATCGCCAGCTGAAAATCAATAATCCAAGCCCTTATATGTTCTATATGCAAGGCGAAAACTTTACGCTGTTTGGCGCTTCGCCGGAAAGTGCATTGAAATACGCAGAGCATAACCGCCAACTTGAGATTTACCCTATTGCCGGTTCTCGCCCTCGTGGCTTTGATGAAAACGGCAATATTGATTTAGAGTTGGATTCTCGCTTAGAGCTAGAACTTCGTTTAGATCAAAAAGAGTTGGCAGAGCATTTAATGCTAGTGGATTTAGCCCGTAATGATGTGGCTCGAGTAAGTCAATCCGGCACACGCAAAGTGGTGGATTTAATGCAAATCGACCGCTATTCGCAAATTATGCACTTAGTTTCTCGAGTAGTAGGAACGCTTCGTACTGATTTAGACGCACTGCACGCTTATCAAGCCTGTATGAA
This genomic window from Actinobacillus porcitonsillarum contains:
- the trpE gene encoding anthranilate synthase component I; the encoded protein is MAVQIQQTSIPYFADTTSLYHTLCGNRPHTLLLDSAEIQSKNSLKSLLFAQSALHISCMGQTVYFEPLTPNGKAVIPQIKTALENLAPAPICEICSESNCLQADFPSIPLHLDEDSKLKTTTIFDALRVVSQLFKETEFPIYLGGLFSYDLVANFIPMEGISLSDDGLSCPDYSFYLAEQLVFIDHQTEQATLHTFCFDPNEQAHLQQKAVEFTDKLANIEPFDITSEKVEAEVQENLDDEAFKQIVCDLKHHINIGDVFQIVPSRRFSLPCPNTLAAYRQLKINNPSPYMFYMQGENFTLFGASPESALKYAEHNRQLEIYPIAGSRPRGFDENGNIDLELDSRLELELRLDQKELAEHLMLVDLARNDVARVSQSGTRKVVDLMQIDRYSQIMHLVSRVVGTLRTDLDALHAYQACMNMGTLTGAPKIKAMQLIYQFEKQKRHSYGGAVGYLTSEGNLDTCIVIRSAFVQNGTAYVQAGCGEVLDSDPQLEADETRHKARAVLKAIQQVNQG